One genomic window of Candidatus Omnitrophota bacterium includes the following:
- a CDS encoding glycosyltransferase family 2 protein, with translation MRPSPASPPINGLLEEGKDIVMNDTPKDSSSTERSLGFSIIIPVYNGEKTLPDTLRSVSSLEGGPFEIVVVDDGSTDRTPDIAREYNAVVVRMDQNQGPAAARNMGARFASHDILVFTDSDVLLPKRLLGIVAGHFNKTAADAVQGVFSEVCPFANYFSQYKNLYNRFVLTNLPDWIDTTFTSITAVRRAAFLDSGGFDEGIRGASVEDRTLGRNLRKTGCRIRLDRSIEVIHNKKLTCSGFIRNQFRRSRDLAKLMLRNRSEPPLPPLEQDAAPEVRFGTNSLSTMLRIPAAYLGILFCGIAFADPIFLVAAAFWALLFLHLIAPLEWRLLRRRGLFFALKGIPVNFLDAVASGLGIAAGLFDFFFLGKKF, from the coding sequence ATGAGGCCGTCGCCCGCTTCGCCGCCGATCAACGGTCTTCTTGAAGAAGGAAAAGACATCGTTATGAATGATACGCCGAAAGATTCGTCTTCCACCGAACGCTCTCTGGGATTTTCTATTATCATTCCCGTTTATAATGGCGAAAAAACATTGCCCGACACGCTGCGCAGCGTATCCAGCCTTGAGGGCGGCCCCTTTGAAATCGTCGTCGTCGACGACGGCTCCACGGATCGCACGCCGGATATCGCCCGCGAATATAACGCCGTAGTGGTAAGAATGGATCAGAACCAGGGACCGGCGGCGGCCCGCAACATGGGCGCGCGCTTCGCTTCCCATGACATCCTGGTTTTTACCGACAGCGATGTGCTGCTTCCCAAACGCCTGTTGGGGATAGTGGCCGGACATTTCAATAAGACCGCCGCCGACGCCGTGCAGGGCGTTTTTTCCGAAGTTTGCCCCTTCGCCAATTATTTTTCGCAATACAAAAATCTCTATAACCGCTTCGTCTTGACGAATCTTCCTGACTGGATCGATACGACGTTCACATCCATCACCGCCGTTCGCCGCGCCGCCTTCCTCGACAGCGGCGGGTTCGACGAAGGCATCCGCGGCGCTTCCGTTGAAGACCGCACGCTAGGGCGCAACCTGCGTAAAACAGGATGCCGCATCCGCCTGGATCGCTCCATCGAAGTGATCCATAACAAAAAACTGACATGCTCCGGTTTTATTCGCAATCAATTCCGCCGTTCCCGCGACCTCGCTAAACTAATGCTGCGCAACCGCTCCGAACCGCCGCTTCCGCCGTTGGAGCAGGACGCGGCGCCGGAAGTCCGTTTCGGCACCAACAGCCTTTCCACTATGCTGCGCATCCCCGCAGCATATTTGGGAATATTGTTTTGCGGCATAGCCTTTGCCGATCCCATTTTTCTCGTCGCCGCCGCTTTTTGGGCGCTGCTATTCCTGCATCTAATCGCGCCGTTGGAATGGCGTCTGTTGCGGCGGCGCGGCTTGTTTTTTGCTCTCAAGGGAATCCCCGTCAATTTTCTCGACGCCGTCGCAAGCGGTTTGGGGATTGCGGCGGGATTGTTTGATTTCTTCTTTTTAGGGAAAAAATTTTAA
- a CDS encoding glycosyltransferase, translating to MPMVVLMCRIDGFSGGVERHILQLANHLDCRRFEPVVCAIANQGELYRIANKEGIEKEFIPMPSRLGVGSAARVLAEIARRRGAGLLHTFGLRSNALAARARQSLAIPWIVRLPNINSTDYANPLRGWISHWYNNRLIRRADALQVISPQLRQYVEGWKRPPRHIYLIRNGVDLDEFDREDVASSIRDDLQIPFDAPVIGTTGRLVPVKGYDLLIEAFAAVRKHSPAARLVIVGEGPEQARLERIARQKGVEDAVCIAGYTPDVKPYLAAFDLFVCSSHSEGVPNSVLEAMAIGLPVIATKVGGMESIIEDRREGTLIPPGEVGALANALHVWLHRREEYIRMGELARARIRREFSLEQMVNAVETMYDEAVARFAADQRSS from the coding sequence ATGCCGATGGTGGTTTTGATGTGCCGCATCGACGGTTTTTCCGGCGGCGTAGAACGGCATATTCTGCAATTGGCCAATCATTTGGATTGCCGCCGCTTCGAGCCGGTTGTGTGCGCCATCGCCAACCAAGGGGAACTCTACCGCATTGCCAATAAAGAGGGGATCGAGAAGGAATTCATCCCCATGCCCAGCCGTCTTGGCGTGGGCAGCGCGGCCCGCGTCTTGGCGGAAATCGCTCGGCGAAGAGGAGCGGGCTTGCTGCATACGTTTGGATTGCGCTCCAACGCCCTGGCCGCCCGCGCGCGGCAAAGCCTGGCTATTCCCTGGATCGTCCGTCTGCCCAATATTAATTCCACCGATTACGCCAATCCGCTGCGGGGATGGATATCCCATTGGTACAATAACCGCTTAATTCGCCGCGCGGACGCTTTGCAGGTCATCTCGCCTCAATTGCGGCAATATGTGGAAGGATGGAAACGTCCGCCGCGCCATATCTATCTTATCCGCAACGGCGTCGATCTGGACGAATTCGATCGTGAAGACGTTGCCTCCTCCATCCGTGATGACTTGCAGATTCCCTTCGACGCGCCGGTGATCGGAACGACGGGGCGGCTTGTTCCCGTAAAGGGATACGATCTTTTGATAGAGGCTTTCGCCGCCGTGCGGAAGCATTCTCCCGCCGCCCGCTTGGTCATTGTTGGGGAAGGGCCGGAGCAGGCGCGCTTGGAACGAATCGCTCGCCAGAAAGGAGTGGAAGACGCAGTGTGTATTGCCGGCTATACTCCCGATGTAAAACCCTATCTCGCCGCCTTCGATCTTTTCGTCTGCTCTTCCCATTCGGAGGGCGTGCCGAATTCCGTCTTGGAAGCGATGGCGATAGGTTTGCCGGTAATTGCAACGAAAGTAGGCGGGATGGAAAGCATCATCGAAGACAGACGGGAGGGAACGCTGATCCCGCCGGGAGAGGTGGGAGCGCTGGCGAACGCTTTGCACGTTTGGTTGCATCGCCGGGAGGAGTACATACGCATGGGGGAGTTGGCTCGAGCGCGGATTCGCCGGGAATTTTCGCTGGAACAAATGGTGAATGCGGTGGAGACTATGTACGATGAGGCCGTCGCCCGCTTCGCCGCCGATCAACGGTCTTCTTGA